In one Bacteroidales bacterium genomic region, the following are encoded:
- a CDS encoding threonylcarbamoyl-AMP synthase: protein MLINIHPDNPQERYIKQVVEILRNGGIGIIPTDTVYAFGCSLYQYKAFERIARLKGIKPEKANFSILTSGLSHLSEFTRPINNNIFRIMKKVLPGPYTFILPASKNIPNIFETKKKTIGFRVPDNKILSSIINELGHPIVSTSIRSDDDFIEYITNAELIFEEYENLVDFAIDGGAGGIEPSTIIDCTGDEIEIIREGKGKIDLFF from the coding sequence ATGTTAATAAATATTCATCCTGACAATCCTCAAGAACGTTATATAAAGCAAGTTGTTGAAATTCTTCGCAATGGCGGTATTGGCATAATACCAACAGACACAGTGTATGCTTTTGGTTGCAGCTTATACCAATACAAAGCTTTTGAGCGTATTGCAAGGCTTAAAGGGATTAAACCTGAAAAAGCAAATTTCTCAATATTAACAAGCGGATTAAGTCATTTAAGCGAATTTACAAGACCAATAAATAATAATATTTTTAGGATTATGAAAAAAGTATTACCCGGTCCATATACTTTTATTCTGCCTGCAAGCAAAAATATTCCAAACATTTTTGAAACTAAAAAGAAAACCATTGGATTTAGAGTGCCTGACAATAAAATTTTAAGTAGTATTATTAACGAACTTGGGCACCCAATTGTGTCAACCTCAATTCGTAGTGATGATGATTTCATTGAATATATTACAAATGCCGAATTAATTTTTGAAGAATATGAGAATTTGGTTGATTTTGCCATTGATGGAGGAGCTGGAGGTATTGAACCATCTACAATAATAGACTGCACAGGTGATGAAATTGAGATAATAAGAGAAGGTAAAGGAAAAATTGATTTATTTTTTTAA
- the hydE gene encoding [FeFe] hydrogenase H-cluster radical SAM maturase HydE, translating into MSIDEIKYLLLLENKNDIKLLYDKASDLRNKTIGNKVYLRGLIEYSDRCSKNCYYCGIRAGNANIKRYTMTDEEVVNCAKYALENKYKSIVLQSGERSDKEFTNHISSLIKKIHAATGNELRITLSCGEQSMEVYKEWFDLNVKRYLLRIEASNPELYKKLHPADHNYTKRLEAINSLVKTGFQAGTGVMIGLPFQTIDDLANDLIFIRDSGAVMVGMGPYIEHSETPLYQYRNELFSPQKRMELSLKMIAVLRILNPKLNIASTTALQTLDPHGRELGIKAGANVIMPNITPEIYKQEYNLYQGKPSIEQEPDICKTEIEKEISEAGCIVAWDEWGDSKMYKT; encoded by the coding sequence TTGTCTATTGATGAAATAAAATATTTATTATTGCTTGAAAACAAGAATGATATAAAATTATTATACGATAAAGCATCAGATTTGCGAAATAAAACCATTGGCAACAAGGTTTATCTAAGAGGATTGATAGAATATTCAGACCGCTGTTCAAAAAACTGCTATTACTGTGGCATAAGAGCCGGAAACGCAAATATAAAGCGATACACAATGACTGACGAAGAAGTTGTTAATTGCGCAAAATATGCTTTAGAAAACAAATACAAGTCCATCGTATTGCAATCTGGTGAAAGAAGCGACAAAGAATTTACAAACCACATATCTTCTTTAATAAAAAAAATACATGCAGCAACTGGAAATGAGCTAAGAATAACGCTTTCATGCGGAGAACAATCAATGGAAGTTTACAAAGAATGGTTTGACCTTAACGTAAAACGCTATTTATTAAGAATAGAAGCATCAAATCCAGAATTATACAAAAAATTGCACCCTGCAGACCACAATTATACAAAAAGATTAGAAGCTATAAATTCACTTGTAAAAACAGGATTCCAAGCTGGCACAGGCGTTATGATTGGACTTCCTTTTCAAACTATTGATGACCTTGCAAATGATTTAATTTTTATAAGAGATAGTGGTGCTGTAATGGTCGGCATGGGTCCGTATATAGAGCATTCTGAAACGCCTCTATATCAGTACAGAAATGAATTATTTTCTCCGCAAAAGCGCATGGAGCTTTCTTTAAAAATGATTGCAGTTTTAAGAATTTTAAATCCAAAATTAAATATTGCATCGACTACTGCTTTGCAAACATTAGATCCACATGGCAGAGAATTAGGCATAAAAGCAGGAGCAAACGTAATTATGCCAAATATTACTCCTGAAATTTACAAACAAGAATATAATTTATACCAAGGCAAACCTTCAATTGAGCAAGAACCAGATATTTGTAAAACAGAAATTGAAAAAGAAATAAGCGAAGCTGGTTGCATTGTTGCTTGGGACGAATGGGGCGATTCTAAAATGTATAAAACATAA
- the hydF gene encoding [FeFe] hydrogenase H-cluster maturation GTPase HydF, translating into MNKGKDLKPHIGIFGRRNNGKSSIINILTGQDVAIVSDFAGTTTDPVKKSVEIPKIGPSIIIDTAGIDDTGELGEKRIKKSFEIIKTVDIAIIVISENNFGDFELNLINELKKYNIPYIIVHNKADISPIVEDTIKNIRKYSAADIIDFSTVSKIGLNSLIESLKKHIPEKSYTFNSLIGDFIKKNDLIILVTPIDEAAPEGRLILPQQMTIRDILDNNAISIVMQETELELFLKTSKITPALIITDSQAFNFVKNIVPENIPITSFSIIFSRLKGDFENFIKGTPSISKLKDNDKILILESCTHHVSCNDIGRVKIPKMLSNFTNKKLSFTHISGLDKLPKNLSEYKLVIQCGGCMVTRNQIINRLKPFVEQNIPISNYGMAIAYMNGIFEKAINIFNKKTANK; encoded by the coding sequence ATGAATAAAGGTAAAGACTTAAAGCCACATATAGGAATTTTTGGAAGACGCAACAATGGCAAAAGCTCTATTATAAACATTTTAACAGGTCAAGATGTTGCAATTGTTTCTGATTTTGCGGGAACCACAACAGATCCTGTGAAAAAATCAGTTGAAATACCTAAAATTGGACCTTCTATTATTATTGACACAGCTGGTATTGACGATACTGGTGAGCTCGGCGAAAAACGCATAAAAAAATCTTTCGAAATCATCAAAACTGTTGATATTGCTATAATTGTAATATCTGAAAACAATTTTGGAGATTTTGAATTAAACCTAATTAATGAATTAAAAAAATACAACATTCCTTACATTATTGTTCATAACAAAGCCGATATAAGTCCTATTGTAGAAGACACAATAAAAAATATTAGGAAATATTCCGCCGCAGACATAATTGATTTTAGCACTGTCAGCAAAATTGGACTAAATTCGCTAATAGAATCATTAAAAAAACATATTCCTGAAAAATCTTATACTTTCAATTCTTTAATTGGAGATTTTATTAAAAAAAATGACTTAATTATTTTGGTTACTCCGATTGACGAAGCTGCTCCTGAAGGTCGCCTTATTTTACCACAGCAAATGACTATTAGAGATATTTTAGATAATAACGCTATCTCAATAGTGATGCAAGAAACAGAGCTAGAACTTTTTTTAAAAACAAGCAAAATAACGCCAGCACTTATTATTACAGATAGCCAAGCTTTCAATTTCGTAAAAAACATAGTGCCTGAAAACATTCCAATTACAAGTTTTAGCATTATTTTTTCACGATTAAAAGGCGATTTTGAAAATTTTATAAAAGGAACTCCAAGCATTTCGAAATTAAAAGACAATGATAAAATATTGATTTTAGAATCATGCACACATCATGTAAGTTGCAATGACATTGGGCGCGTAAAAATCCCGAAAATGCTATCAAATTTTACAAACAAAAAACTTTCTTTCACACATATAAGCGGACTAGATAAATTGCCTAAAAATTTGTCAGAATACAAACTCGTTATACAATGCGGAGGCTGCATGGTTACTAGAAATCAAATAATAAACAGGCTAAAACCATTTGTAGAACAAAATATCCCCATTTCAAACTACGGAATGGCAATTGCATACATGAATGGGATTTTTGAAAAAGCAATAAATATATTCAATAAAAAAACTGCCAATAAATAA
- the hydG gene encoding [FeFe] hydrogenase H-cluster radical SAM maturase HydG, whose protein sequence is MKFNPEKYSIPDEKMKPFIDAQEIWNIIENTKSTKERVREVIQKSLDKKRLNLEETAVLINTTDKKLIEEIKEGARELKKRIYGNRIVLFAPLYVGNRCINNCQYCGFRISNKEQVRKTLTDQELIESVEALEDKGQKRLILVYGEHPDYSPEYIAHTVKLTYGVKKGNGEIRRVNINAAPLDIEGFKTVKEAGIGTYQIFQETYHPEAYKKYHPSGKKQNYEWRLTSMDRAQEAGLDDNGLGVLFGLYDWRFEVMALIRHTNHLEACYNVGPHTISFPRIKDAASINLDSKYMVDDETFIKIIAILRLAVPYTGLILTARENPALRKEAMQFGVSQIDGGTNLQIGDYRYHHTKVSNIPENQNLNREQFKINDDRSLAEIIDELITDGYLPSFCTACYRLNRTGEHFMEFSVPGFIKRFCTPNAILTLAEYLIDYGSEETQKKGWDLINKEIKDLPNAEEVLRRVEEIKKGKRDLYF, encoded by the coding sequence ATGAAATTTAATCCTGAAAAGTACAGCATTCCAGACGAAAAGATGAAACCATTCATCGATGCTCAAGAGATTTGGAATATAATAGAAAACACAAAGAGCACAAAAGAACGAGTTAGAGAAGTAATCCAAAAATCGCTAGATAAAAAACGATTGAATTTAGAAGAAACGGCGGTGCTAATCAACACTACCGATAAAAAGTTAATTGAAGAAATTAAAGAAGGAGCTCGCGAACTAAAAAAACGCATATACGGAAACAGAATTGTACTCTTTGCACCACTATATGTAGGCAATCGCTGCATAAACAACTGCCAATATTGCGGCTTTAGAATTTCAAACAAAGAACAAGTTCGCAAAACATTAACAGACCAAGAATTGATAGAATCTGTTGAAGCCCTTGAAGATAAAGGACAAAAAAGATTAATTTTAGTTTATGGTGAGCACCCTGATTATTCACCTGAATACATTGCTCATACAGTGAAATTAACCTATGGAGTAAAAAAAGGCAATGGCGAAATCAGGCGAGTAAATATAAATGCTGCTCCGCTAGATATTGAAGGCTTTAAAACAGTTAAAGAAGCAGGCATTGGCACATACCAAATTTTCCAAGAAACTTACCATCCAGAAGCATATAAAAAATACCATCCAAGCGGAAAAAAACAAAACTACGAATGGCGATTGACCTCAATGGATAGAGCCCAAGAAGCTGGATTAGACGACAATGGACTTGGTGTTCTTTTTGGATTATATGACTGGAGATTTGAGGTAATGGCTCTAATTAGGCATACAAACCATTTAGAAGCCTGCTACAACGTTGGACCTCACACCATTTCATTTCCAAGAATAAAAGACGCTGCTTCAATAAACTTGGATTCAAAATACATGGTTGACGATGAAACTTTTATTAAAATAATTGCAATACTTCGTTTAGCCGTGCCATACACTGGACTAATACTCACTGCCAGAGAAAATCCTGCGTTAAGAAAAGAAGCTATGCAATTTGGTGTTTCTCAAATAGATGGCGGAACAAACCTCCAAATCGGCGACTACAGATACCATCATACTAAAGTTTCAAATATTCCTGAAAATCAAAATTTGAATAGAGAGCAGTTTAAAATCAACGACGATAGATCTTTAGCTGAAATTATTGATGAACTTATTACAGACGGCTACCTACCCTCTTTTTGCACTGCTTGCTACAGATTAAATCGCACAGGAGAACATTTTATGGAGTTTTCTGTTCCGGGCTTTATAAAACGCTTCTGTACTCCAAACGCAATTTTAACACTAGCTGAATATTTAATAGATTATGGTAGCGAAGAAACTCAAAAAAAAGGTTGGGATTTAATAAATAAAGAAATTAAAGACTTACCTAATGCTGAAGAAGTTTTAAGAAGAGTTGAAGAAATAAAAAAAGGAAAAAGAGATCTTTATTTTTAA
- the lgt gene encoding prolipoprotein diacylglyceryl transferase, protein MTDCFIIWDVDPEIFRIGSFSVRYYGLLFALGFLVGYYIVRYFYKKENAPLEEIDKMALYIIIGAVVGARLGHCLFYEPAYFLSNPIEILYVWQGGLASHGGGIGLILGLWLFSRKSHCKSLLHHMDRVAIPTALAGCFIRLGNLFNSEIYGGRTELPWGFKFPRDFQYDGFAHHPTQIYESLGYLIIFIILMRMYKKRKGIVNRGLIVGWMLTLIFTLRFFVEFIKNDQVDFEQNMLLNMGQLLSIPFIIIGIILIIRSKKLGPYKAKKN, encoded by the coding sequence ATGACAGATTGCTTTATAATTTGGGATGTCGATCCTGAAATATTCAGAATCGGCTCGTTTTCTGTACGCTATTACGGATTGCTCTTTGCTTTAGGCTTTTTAGTTGGTTATTATATCGTTCGCTACTTTTATAAAAAGGAAAATGCTCCTTTAGAAGAAATTGATAAAATGGCATTGTATATAATTATTGGCGCTGTTGTTGGAGCTAGATTAGGACATTGCCTGTTTTATGAACCTGCTTACTTTTTATCAAACCCCATTGAAATACTATATGTATGGCAAGGTGGGCTTGCAAGCCATGGAGGAGGAATAGGTCTTATTTTAGGGTTATGGCTATTTTCTAGAAAATCTCATTGTAAATCATTATTGCATCACATGGATAGAGTTGCTATTCCAACAGCACTTGCTGGATGTTTTATAAGACTTGGCAATTTATTCAATAGCGAAATATATGGCGGCAGAACTGAATTACCTTGGGGATTTAAGTTCCCTAGAGATTTTCAATACGACGGATTTGCCCATCACCCTACTCAAATATACGAATCGCTTGGCTATTTAATTATTTTTATAATACTTATGCGCATGTATAAGAAACGTAAAGGTATTGTAAATAGAGGCTTAATAGTAGGCTGGATGCTAACTCTTATCTTTACTTTACGATTCTTTGTTGAGTTTATAAAAAATGATCAAGTTGACTTTGAGCAAAATATGCTTTTAAACATGGGGCAATTACTCAGCATACCTTTTATTATTATTGGAATAATTTTGATAATAAGATCAAAAAAACTTGGACCTTATAAAGCAAAAAAGAATTAA
- a CDS encoding RidA family protein, with amino-acid sequence MKKIINSEKAPKAVGPYNQAIQAGNMLFVSGQIPIDAAVGKVVEGGIKEQTHQVLKNIGYILKEAGYDYSDVVKCTVFLDNMDNFIPMNDVYAEYFTEKEPARAAFGVVRLPVGVMVEIECIAVK; translated from the coding sequence ATGAAAAAAATAATTAATTCAGAAAAGGCTCCAAAAGCAGTTGGGCCATATAATCAAGCTATACAAGCTGGAAACATGCTTTTTGTATCAGGACAAATTCCAATAGATGCTGCTGTTGGTAAAGTTGTTGAAGGTGGAATAAAAGAGCAAACTCATCAAGTATTGAAAAATATTGGATATATCCTAAAAGAAGCTGGCTATGATTATAGCGATGTAGTTAAATGCACAGTTTTTTTAGATAATATGGATAATTTTATCCCAATGAATGATGTTTATGCAGAATATTTTACTGAAAAAGAACCTGCAAGAGCTGCATTTGGAGTTGTGAGACTACCTGTTGGAGTAATGGTTGAAATTGAATGTATTGCTGTTAAATAA
- a CDS encoding DUF456 domain-containing protein has translation MDYLWVSLGIILIVLGILGCFLPIIPGPPLSFGALLLLQLKHDPPFTLKFLLIMAGVTIFVTVLDYVVPVVGAKKYGASKAGIWGSTIGLILGLFIFPPLGIIIMPFLGALIGEFIIGKESKVAFKAAWGTFLGFLTGVLLKFIAAGVMAYYFFTNML, from the coding sequence ATGGATTACCTATGGGTTTCATTAGGTATTATTCTCATAGTTTTAGGTATTTTAGGTTGTTTTTTACCAATTATTCCTGGACCACCTTTGAGTTTTGGTGCATTATTATTGCTACAACTTAAGCATGATCCACCTTTTACTCTTAAATTTCTTTTAATAATGGCAGGTGTAACTATTTTTGTAACAGTTCTTGATTATGTAGTTCCAGTTGTTGGTGCAAAAAAATATGGAGCATCGAAAGCTGGAATCTGGGGAAGCACGATAGGTCTTATTTTAGGGCTATTTATTTTCCCGCCTCTGGGAATTATTATAATGCCATTTCTTGGCGCTTTAATTGGTGAATTTATAATTGGAAAAGAAAGCAAAGTAGCTTTTAAAGCAGCTTGGGGTACTTTTTTGGGTTTTCTAACAGGGGTTCTTCTTAAATTTATTGCTGCTGGAGTTATGGCTTATTACTTCTTTACCAACATGTTATAA
- a CDS encoding M23 family metallopeptidase: MFRKRVKYFIDPITLSLKKVEKSGKKLTRKLLSRLGISLVLGLCFAYLFFQYINSPQENSISREINHYKLLMQILNKKSDEAMEILNIIQSKDDETYRSIFSMPPLDEEVRNAGIGGPNSLDNEFEFVENGELLFDTKNKLDLIGRKILIQKKSFAELSYIIANKEKMLLSIPSIMPVDIKKVRMSSGFGWRLNPFTRASSQFHPGIDLAGRVGVPIYASGDGVVIDPQRPMSGYGKVIVIDHGFGFQTLYAHLSKIYVKYGEEVKRGQIIGLLGNTGPSTGPHLHYEVIRNGERVNPINYIYSGFTDEEYQQIIKEAEENSKILS; encoded by the coding sequence ATGTTTAGAAAAAGAGTCAAGTATTTTATAGATCCAATTACTCTTTCGCTTAAAAAAGTTGAAAAATCTGGAAAAAAATTAACTCGTAAATTATTGAGTAGGCTTGGCATATCTTTAGTGCTTGGGCTTTGTTTTGCATATTTGTTTTTTCAATACATTAATAGTCCGCAAGAAAATAGCATTTCTAGGGAAATAAATCACTATAAGCTCCTAATGCAGATTTTGAACAAAAAATCTGATGAAGCAATGGAGATTTTAAATATTATACAATCTAAAGACGATGAGACATATAGGTCTATTTTTTCTATGCCGCCTTTGGATGAGGAAGTTAGAAATGCAGGAATTGGAGGACCAAATAGTTTGGATAACGAGTTTGAATTTGTTGAAAATGGAGAATTATTATTTGACACGAAAAACAAATTAGATTTAATAGGTCGAAAAATTTTAATTCAAAAAAAATCCTTTGCAGAACTTTCATATATTATTGCAAATAAAGAAAAAATGCTCTTATCTATTCCTAGCATAATGCCCGTAGATATAAAAAAGGTTCGCATGTCTAGTGGTTTTGGATGGAGACTTAATCCTTTTACAAGAGCTAGTTCACAGTTTCATCCAGGTATTGATTTGGCAGGTAGAGTGGGAGTGCCTATATATGCTTCTGGAGATGGAGTGGTAATTGATCCCCAAAGACCGATGTCTGGATATGGTAAAGTTATTGTTATAGATCATGGATTTGGCTTTCAAACTTTATATGCTCATTTGTCTAAGATTTATGTTAAATATGGCGAAGAAGTAAAACGCGGGCAAATAATTGGCTTGCTTGGAAACACTGGTCCTAGCACAGGTCCGCATTTGCATTATGAAGTAATTAGAAATGGTGAGAGGGTAAATCCTATAAATTATATATATAGCGGATTTACAGATGAAGAATATCAGCAAATAATAAAAGAAGCTGAAGAAAATAGTAAGATTTTATCTTAA
- a CDS encoding translation initiation factor → MAEKKFTSLDALSNLLDPEKLKELQNSSTESNSTDEMLISEQDIRVWIEKNHRGGKIVTILKGFTCSDEALKDLGKKLKNHCGTGGTEKNGEIILQGHHADKVVAYLKSKGFKAKRAGGN, encoded by the coding sequence ATGGCTGAGAAAAAATTTACAAGCCTTGATGCTCTTTCAAATTTACTTGATCCAGAAAAGCTAAAAGAATTGCAAAATTCAAGCACTGAAAGCAATAGCACCGATGAAATGTTAATTTCAGAACAGGACATAAGAGTTTGGATTGAAAAAAATCATAGAGGCGGAAAAATTGTAACAATACTCAAAGGATTTACTTGTAGCGATGAGGCTTTGAAAGATTTGGGCAAAAAACTAAAAAATCATTGTGGTACAGGCGGCACAGAAAAAAATGGCGAAATTATTTTGCAAGGTCATCATGCTGATAAAGTTGTAGCATATTTAAAATCAAAAGGATTTAAAGCAAAACGAGCTGGTGGCAATTAA
- a CDS encoding YegS/Rv2252/BmrU family lipid kinase — MNLRKSIIIINPIAGKHSAEKKTQRIKDWLEKNNFQSQIEVTKYSGNASEIALEAFKKGFNHFVVVGGDGTINEVASSIYKGKDVSLGIIPNGSGNGLALHLNITKNIEKSLEIAFGNKTILADIGLFNEKPFFSVSGIGFDAYVANKFSKMHGRGINNYIKAVLKNYPKFKPLNFEISCNNKIIKEKALMISFANSNQFGNNTSLSPKASITDGLIDMCVMKKIPAPKAIVMSPLLFLKKLDKTKYLKIIQVEEAEIKFPANSYFHTDGEPYKISNISAKIRLSKEKLKIHVK; from the coding sequence ATGAATTTACGAAAAAGCATAATTATTATAAATCCAATTGCTGGAAAACATAGTGCGGAGAAAAAGACTCAGCGCATTAAAGATTGGTTAGAAAAAAACAACTTTCAAAGTCAAATTGAAGTTACTAAATATTCGGGCAATGCTTCAGAAATTGCTTTGGAAGCATTTAAAAAAGGTTTTAATCACTTTGTAGTAGTTGGTGGCGACGGTACTATAAATGAGGTTGCATCTTCTATTTATAAAGGAAAAGACGTTTCTTTAGGCATCATTCCTAATGGAAGCGGCAATGGATTAGCTCTACATCTGAATATTACTAAAAATATTGAAAAATCTCTCGAAATTGCTTTTGGCAATAAAACCATCCTTGCTGATATTGGATTATTCAATGAAAAACCTTTTTTTAGCGTTTCCGGAATTGGCTTCGATGCTTATGTTGCCAATAAATTTTCAAAAATGCATGGTAGAGGAATTAATAATTATATTAAAGCTGTTTTAAAAAATTATCCCAAATTCAAACCTCTAAATTTTGAAATTAGCTGCAATAATAAAATTATTAAGGAAAAAGCGCTAATGATTTCATTTGCAAATTCAAATCAATTTGGCAACAATACGTCTCTTTCTCCTAAAGCCAGCATTACAGATGGCTTGATAGATATGTGCGTAATGAAAAAAATTCCAGCTCCAAAAGCAATAGTTATGTCCCCACTATTATTTCTGAAAAAACTAGATAAAACTAAATATTTAAAAATAATACAAGTAGAAGAAGCAGAAATAAAATTTCCTGCAAATTCATATTTCCATACTGATGGCGAGCCTTATAAAATAAGTAACATTTCTGCAAAAATCAGATTATCAAAAGAAAAATTAAAAATTCACGTAAAATAA
- a CDS encoding LTA synthase family protein, whose protein sequence is MTFEIFNYIHSIRNEIGGLSLSFLMDFWYMFLIFIVLLAIYILILNKLLLSKNNKKLNVKYIHQFLFTLLIGILLFIGGRGSLGLRPLGIMHASKVAGGQYSALVLNSTYTIIKTINKENLEKKSWYSDVDAEKIYNPKKCYYNEFDSTSQKNIVLIICESLSAEHIGYLNNGLKSYTPFIDSLCGHSLVFRNMFANGKRSIDGIPSIISSLPPLMDNPFITSVYSSNKIEGIANFFNNETAFFHGGINGTMNFDAFAALSGFKYYFGKSEYTGNKNDFDGKWGIFDEPFLNFTAEKCNTFKQPFFACVFTLSAHHPYTIPEKYKDKFDKGNKPIHETIGYADFALKKFFETTATMPWYNNTIFIITADHTSEQYSDCFNTFPSNMSIPMIWFSPSDDNFKGISNVLCQQTDILPSIADYLNIKDSLIAFGNSVFDSTVTRFVITMNNNEYVMLTPNSFITTFNENYAVSETKYVDCRNIKQDSLFINIPQNNEMLIKSIIQQYNNRMILNKLSN, encoded by the coding sequence TTGACATTTGAAATATTTAATTATATCCATTCTATAAGAAATGAAATTGGCGGATTATCCTTAAGTTTTTTAATGGATTTTTGGTATATGTTTCTTATTTTTATTGTATTGTTAGCTATTTATATCCTTATTTTAAATAAATTGCTTTTATCAAAAAACAATAAAAAATTAAATGTAAAATATATACATCAATTTTTATTTACATTATTAATAGGTATTTTACTATTCATTGGAGGTCGTGGCAGCCTAGGGCTCAGACCTTTAGGAATTATGCATGCCTCAAAAGTAGCAGGCGGGCAATATTCAGCTTTAGTGCTAAACTCAACATATACCATAATAAAAACAATAAATAAAGAAAATTTAGAAAAAAAATCATGGTATAGTGATGTTGATGCTGAAAAAATATACAATCCAAAAAAATGCTACTACAATGAATTCGATTCTACTTCACAAAAAAATATTGTATTAATAATTTGCGAAAGCCTTTCTGCAGAACATATTGGCTATTTGAACAATGGTCTAAAAAGTTACACGCCATTTATAGATTCACTTTGCGGGCATAGTTTAGTATTTAGAAACATGTTTGCAAATGGGAAGCGCAGCATTGATGGCATTCCGTCTATCATTAGCAGCCTTCCGCCATTAATGGATAATCCTTTTATTACTTCTGTGTATTCATCAAATAAAATTGAAGGCATAGCGAATTTCTTTAATAATGAAACAGCTTTTTTCCATGGCGGAATAAATGGCACTATGAATTTTGATGCATTTGCAGCACTATCGGGCTTTAAATACTATTTTGGAAAATCAGAATACACAGGCAATAAAAATGATTTCGATGGCAAATGGGGAATTTTCGACGAGCCATTTTTAAATTTTACAGCAGAAAAATGTAATACTTTTAAGCAACCTTTTTTCGCATGTGTATTTACGCTTTCTGCTCACCATCCATACACTATACCTGAAAAATACAAAGATAAATTTGACAAAGGAAATAAACCAATTCATGAAACAATAGGATACGCAGATTTTGCTCTAAAAAAATTTTTTGAAACAACTGCTACAATGCCTTGGTACAACAACACAATTTTTATAATAACTGCTGACCACACAAGCGAACAATATTCAGATTGTTTCAACACTTTTCCTTCCAATATGTCCATCCCAATGATTTGGTTTAGCCCGTCTGATGATAATTTTAAAGGTATTTCAAATGTTCTTTGCCAACAAACCGACATTTTACCGTCTATTGCTGATTATTTGAATATTAAAGATTCATTAATAGCTTTTGGTAATAGCGTTTTCGACAGCACAGTTACAAGATTTGTTATTACAATGAACAATAATGAATACGTAATGCTTACGCCAAATAGTTTTATTACAACTTTTAATGAAAACTATGCTGTAAGTGAAACAAAATATGTAGATTGCAGAAATATAAAGCAAGACTCGCTGTTTATTAACATTCCCCAAAACAATGAGATGCTGATAAAATCAATAATACAGCAATATAATAATAGAATGATTTTAAACAAACTATCAAATTAA
- a CDS encoding DUF5011 domain-containing protein: MKKTFLKFAGAILAIAFIGVSCTKDDVTDPEVTITGEKTVILDLGDTYEDAGATANDDKDGDLTSQITVVNPVKTDEVGTFTVVYSATDKAGNTGKAERTVIVKANKLAGTYKCDYVITGSNPDTYSSTETVGGSDLTPFNKIFFSDFSGFANLNVEATCAGKNIVINQVKNYKWFGATEPASDATIQGQSINAFTVTTGAAVSAKITELSYTIDYGGSNIDIVAATYTKQ; the protein is encoded by the coding sequence ATGAAAAAAACATTTTTAAAATTTGCAGGAGCTATTTTAGCAATAGCTTTTATTGGTGTATCATGTACAAAAGACGATGTTACAGATCCAGAAGTTACCATAACTGGTGAAAAAACTGTTATTCTTGACCTTGGTGACACCTACGAAGATGCTGGCGCAACAGCAAATGATGATAAAGATGGTGATTTGACTTCTCAAATTACTGTTGTTAATCCTGTTAAAACAGATGAAGTTGGAACATTCACTGTTGTTTACTCTGCTACTGACAAAGCTGGAAACACAGGCAAAGCTGAAAGAACTGTTATTGTTAAAGCTAATAAACTAGCAGGTACTTACAAATGCGATTATGTTATTACAGGTTCTAATCCTGACACTTATTCAAGCACAGAAACTGTTGGTGGATCAGATCTAACACCTTTCAACAAAATATTCTTTTCCGATTTTAGTGGATTTGCAAATTTAAATGTTGAAGCTACATGTGCAGGTAAAAACATTGTAATAAATCAAGTGAAAAATTACAAATGGTTTGGTGCTACTGAGCCAGCAAGCGATGCAACTATTCAAGGTCAATCTATTAATGCATTTACAGTAACCACAGGCGCTGCTGTTTCTGCTAAAATTACCGAATTAAGTTACACCATAGATTATGGTGGAAGTAATATTGATATAGTAGCAGCTACTTATACCAAACAATAA